Within the Miscanthus floridulus cultivar M001 chromosome 2, ASM1932011v1, whole genome shotgun sequence genome, the region TTGTTTTGGGACAGGGGAGTACGGAGGGCACCGGTATAAATAGGGAGGCAGGAGGTGGTGGCTTTACAGTTACACTTGCACACACAGCAGTCCACCACTCCACTCGCGAATAATCTCCTCCGCTCTCCAGTCTCCACCACCACCGGGTCTCATCTCAGAGCGGAGTGGCGCCTGGCGAGCTTTACATGTCAACGCAGACAAAaagagcagcgccgccgcctcctcgccggTCGCCGAGTCTCCGCTTCCTCCCCATCGCCTTCGCCGGCGCTCCCATATAAACACACACAAGGTTTCTCCGGGTCCCTGCTCGCAGGAGCGAGCGCAGCACGAACAGCACGCAGCCGACTCCGATCCCCGAGGTATTCACtcgcttcttcttcttgctgatgCTCTCCGCCTCCACTCGCTCCCAATTGGATGGAATTCCTTCCGAAGTCCACATCTCCAGCGTCACCAAGCGACTCACTCGTCTTGCGTTCCTGTCCTGCCTTTTGCAGAGATCtcgcagccagccagccagcgtaCGTCGCTACATGGAGCCGCCGCGGGCCAACAACAACGGCAGCAGGAAGCGCAAGCCCacgccgcctcccgccggcggccTGGGGAACCTCCACGACGACATGCTCGAGCGCGTCCTCGCGCGCCTCCCGCCGGCAGCCTACTTCAGCCTCCGCGCCGTCTGCCGCCGCTGGCGCGCCGCGGCGGCGTCCCCGACCTTCCTCGACGCCTGCGCCCGCGTCCCCTCCCGGGACCCGTGGTTCCTCATGCTCTCcgactccggctccggctccggctccgtcgCCTTCGACGCCGCCGGCCGCAGCTGGAACCGCTGCCACCGCGCCGCGCCGGGGGCCGCGGCTGCCGAGCCCGTGGCCACGTCGGGCGGCCTCGTCCTCTACCGCGCGCCGGCCACGGGCGCGCTCACCGTCGTCAACCCGCTCACGGGCGCGTCCCGCGCGCTCCCTTCGCCGCCGCTGCAGAGCGCGCACCAGCTGCAGGCCATTGCCATGTACGGCGGCGGCCCCTACCGCGTGGCCCTCTTCGTGGGCGACCTCCCGGACCTCTCCATGGCGGTCTTCGACTCGTCCAGCGACTCGTGGGAGGGGCCCCTGCCGCTCGCCCGCAAGGCCGAGGGCTCCTCCTCCTACCCCGACGCGCCGGCGcagggcggcggcgacgacgacacgGTCTACTTCCTCAGCAAGTCCGGGGACGTGGTGTCCACCAACATGCAGCGCAGCGCGTCCAAGCAGTACTCCTCGGTGGTCGTGCCCTCGCCCGCTcgcagcgacggcgacggcgtggGCATCGCCCACGCCGTTGCCTACTTCCTCAGCCACTCGGGCACCGTCGTCGCCTGCGACACGGCGCGCCGCACGTTCGCGGAGTTGCCCCGCATCCTCCACGTCTACTTCGAGTACTCCATCGACGTCGTCGCGTGCGGCGCCGCGGCCTACGCCGTCGTGCTCTCCGAGTACCTGGACACGGCCAGCCTGCGGGTCTGGGAGTTCGCCGAGGGCGCGTGGCGGCAGGTGGCCGCCATGCCGCCCGCCATGTCGCACGGCTTCCACGGCGCGCGGGCTGACATCAACTGCGTCGGCCACGGCGACCGCCTCATGGTCTGCGTCACCTCCGCCGAGGCCAACGCTTGCTTCATGTGCGACGTGGCCAGCAACCAGTGGGAGGAGCTGCCCAAGTACGTCAGTGGTGACGGCGAGGCCAACGAGTTCTTGGCCGCCTTCTCCTTCGAGCCCAGAGTGGAGATCACCGTCTAAGCGTTTATGATCGCAGTGTGTCACAATTGCTTTGTTGATTAAGGAGCCTTAGTTTTGGTTTTGCTCCTACTCCGTGTGATTGGTTTCTTCGTGTGTGCATGTACTTACGGTACCAAATTGCAATGTCACTTTTCGTTGACACTGTTTTTCTCAGATCGAATTTCAGATTTCGTGTGCAGTCTGGAGTACATTGGCAATATCATgcaatttgagaaaaaaaatctcTGGCATTGAGAAAGCAAGGCTACATTTGCATCTATACTGACATTAATAGTTAACTAGTTAACTGGTAAATAGTTTATAGCTAATATTAGCTAACCAGTAACTATTAGCTACGTAGTGTTTGGATACTAAGCTAAAAAGTGGATGCATTGATGGTTTTATATAATGTCAATTAACTTTTACTGAGTATGGGTAAAACATATGGAATGGAAGGACAAAAGTGTATTTTTCAGTCTGTTAGCTGCTACTCCTACTAGCTAGGTTGGGGCAGCTAGTGAAATCTTCCTCCATCCCAAAAGGAATGCAATGCTAGATTTAAGACAAGTCAAAATATTCTAAATTGGAAAAGTTTATAGGAAAATATATGAACATTATATCTTCAATTAGGTTTTCTATGAGAATATATTTTACAACCAATGTAATGGTACTTATTAGGTATCACACAAGTtagtaattttttttctataaatttgatcagTATTAAAATAGTTTGGCTACTTGAGaattacaattttttttttgtacgGAGGGAGCGGTTGTAGTTGGGTGCTCACAATTAGCTAGCATAGTTGAGCGTCTTTGGACCCATCCCAGCTATTTTTTACCGGCTAACTATTAGCCAGGTGAATCCAAACACCCCTAAATACAGTGAAGTTAGAACCTTCTCCACAAAATTAAGAGCACAAGTAAAACAAAATAAGTTTTCCTGTAATCGAAAGTAGGAAGGAAAAATTGCACGAAGAAGGCCATGAAAAaagcaagaagaaagaagaattgAAAAAGAAAAGAGTCTCCGGGTCTTGTTTTGTGAAGTACTATCTTTTGTGATCTCGTGACATTTCCATTCACTATCTATTGGAGGATTTAGTAAAGATTGATTGGTGGAGAAGAGTATATGATTCTATACAGAGTACTTGTCACAACGTGGCGTTATTAGCTACTTCCAGCGCTCCTTTGTTACACATGAATAAAGATAACATAGAATATCTAAGAACCAAATAAAGGGTTGCcaatcacaaaaaaaaaaaacataaattaATGGTGGCTTTGATGCTCATTCACATTCGATTACTTGAAATCAATTATTTGAAAGGGTTTAGCATGAAGCTTTCAGGTTCTAATTCTCCAGAAATTCTTATATTTTTTCTTTGTTCCATAAAGTAGAAATTAGGGTTTAGCATGCAGAGCTGTCTCAATAATAATAATTTCAAACGCCCTTGGATAATCAAGCTAGACACCAAGCTGCAACAATATAATTTTTAATCCGATAATTAGAATATATAGTACTGATAATAAGAGTTTAACTTGTAGCATATGTTTAGTTTGTAAAAGATAACTATAGTACAACAAAAAAACTAAAAGAACAGTAAAATAACAATAACTTTCGAGCCAAATATCAAGATCAATGTTGTCCAAAACATCTTTGGTTACGTTGTATATAGCTAGGCCATTCAATTTTTCTTGTAGCAGAGTTGACGGGAACACGGAGTGATAAAAAAATTGGAACGAGGCTAGCCTGATCAGAACAGAACTTGCGAAAGTGTCGGTCAGATGAATAGTCATTTGGTCACAGACGATGGCTTTCCTTGCAGCTGGTTCCTACTCCAGAGTCCAAACATAGCCTAATTCACTTCACCCAATCATTCTTATCTTTTCTTATCGGGTCAGGCAGACTTCCTCCTTGCTGATGGAGAATGGAGCGCGTTGAGCTCTATTCATAGCATTGGTACTATCGATCTGAAGCTTTCTTCCGGAAAGCTCGTTCAACTGAAGAATGTGTAGCATTTCCCCTCTATAAGGAAGAATTTCATTAGTCGCTCTCTACTTACGTAGAGATGGTTCTAAACGTGTATTTTGAGTCGATGGAACTTGTGTTCATAAAGTCTATGAGAGCGGAGgcgtgtttcatctgtctttaattgttttaattttgTGAACATTTGAGCAATGATATTTACTCTGAACGTTTGACATACATCCATGCATTTTAAAACTATGTGCAGTACAAGGAAATTAAGTAGGTTGACAACCAAATTAAACTAACTAATTAGTGATAAGCATGTCAAGAGTGTTTGAGACTGCTCCACTCTATGTTTTTGCCCGGCTCCTGATTTTTAGCCAAACAGTTCAGCTCCACGCACTCTGCTCAAGGAAAAATATGGAATTGTGAGAGCACATAAAGGGGTGCTCTACAAACTCCATGTTTTTTATGGAGTTACTCCACGttagagtttgtggagcagtcccaaacacacTTTGTCTTCTACCAGATTTCTTATTTGATCTTAAAATTGTTTGGATAACTCGTATTTTAGGGCCAAGGGGCTAGTTTTTAGCCGCTACTCCAAATACACCCCTAAGAGCATCTCAAGAGTACCCTATTTTCCTTCCCAATCTTCAGTTTTTAGTAAGATGAGAAAACCCCCCTCTAACAACTCTAAATCCATGCTCCTAAAATTTAGGCACTTGAAAAATCTTCCCCTGTCCCGCGTAACTTTGCGCGTAGTTGCGATCGGCGTAGATACTGCTTTCCCATGCATATCGGTCAGTCAGTATAAAGGTGGAAGGGTGTGGAAAAGAATTAGGAGTAGgaaagggttcctgatgcaaatgtacgaGAGATAAAGAATATGTAAAAGTGATTATGATAATgtagaaatagtataggatttctgatataaaattatcttctatattttagaagTGGATTATTGAAAACTCTTGAGATAgccttcttttttttctctcaatACCTTTTTAAGGGTTGCAAAAGGAAAAATAGGCTACTCCTGGAGATACTCTAAATAGTTGTGGTTTCCCACCCAGAAAAAAGGGAAaagacaaaaaataaaaaataaaataaaactgtACCATATCTTTTCTATTTTTGTTGCTACATATCGGTATTGAGATTTGGTTTCCACATGCCAAAGTCACCCATCTGGAATCCGGATACCCCAAAAGAACAGAATCGTCAGGAggggaaaagaaaggaaaagggaataaagcaagaaaaaaaaaacaaacaccaCACCAATGTGGCAAGTAAAATAGCTTTCCGGGCGTCCTCTTTCTCCCGACGCCCGGATGCGTGCTCGCCCCCCGCCCCCATGCCATGCATGCGACGGCAAAAGTCTGTCGGCGCCTTTGCTTTGGAAGGAAGAAGGCAGCAGGCGCCGGGCGGCAAGGTGGCTTCCACTACCGCACTAGTCTACTCCTACGCATCAAAAAGCACGTATACTGCGTATCTCACATTTCACAGCTGAGAGTGATAGAGGGTGGTTCTGCTTTACTTGGAGACTGCAGATAGACTGATGCAGCACACGTACTGCACACTGGCAGGGCAAAATGCATGGCTCGCCATTGCTAGCAGTTGGGTACCATGGGGTGCAGTGCGAGTTGTTCTTCTGGTAGTCGTAACCGTGTATGTTTGCGTGCGTTACGCTTGCATGCGCCGTGGTTTCGATTTGCAATGCAGGTGCGTGTGCTTTCAGTGTGTACGGCTGTGCTTTGGCGTTCTCCTTTTGTTTTGCTTTGGCCTGAGAAAGAAAGGAGGAGTTGATGCCGCTTTAGCGCCTGCAAAACAAGCTACGGTTGGGGTTGCCTCCCAAAGCGTGCGTGCTTACCGCTTTAGATCGAGGAGCTGCTAGCTGCTTATTGCTTGGTCACAGCCTGCCTCCTCAGCCTCACAGAGGTTAGTTAGTTACATTACAtaaacactgttttttttttgggcCTAATTCTCCCTTTGTTTTGTTTTCCGTACCCGTAGGCCGTAGCACGCATGCATGCAGGTGCAGCAGTGGCCGGTGCTGAACCTTCAAATTGCAGTGGGGCTCCAGTCCACTGTGGACAAAGTTAAGAGTGCAACAGGCATAGTACATGGAGTCGAGTTGCCAGCACCCGGCAGCAAGAGGGGGTGGCCGTGGGGGGCCATGCTCATTGCTGAATGGCGTGCGTGCCTGCAGTTGCCTGTTGGATCGGAGGAACGAACAAAAAAGATTAAAGACGGGTGGCTGGCACAGACGACAGGCAGCGGCGGCATGATGGCGTTCAGTTCGTTCGTGGGGTGATGCGGCCGGCCCGGCCGGGAAGAAGAATGATGGCGCGGTTGACAACCCTCCTAGCTGAGCTGAATTCTCCCCGATCATTACCTGCCGTCCTCTGTCGGTCGGCCTCTCTCTGCGTTAAACGGAAAAGCTAGCGTTTCCTCCAACTTTTCCCCCGACGATAGCTCTCATAGCTAGGTGTCAGAGTTCctagctgcagcctgcaggcatGCATGCCTCTGAAAATTCCTAATGCTTCCTGCTGCCTGTCTGCCTCCCTCGCAAAGTCACTCATTAAATTCCTAATGCTTCCTGCTGCCTGTCTGCCTCCCTCGCAAAGTCACTCATGTAGGAGCACGAGTTTTTCTGATGAGGACGGCGGAAAGTGACTCGTATCAGTGAAGAAACCATACAGGAATCTGCTGCCGTTGCAGCGTGTCCGGTTCCACGGCTTGAAATGTAATCACAAGAGATTACTCCGAGAGTGATCAGTGATGCAAAAGCAGAAGCAGCAGGGGCGGATTAATGTCAGGGTAGCAGGCTCCGTTCGCTTGTTCTATTCAGTCGGTTTTAATCCGTAAAAAATCAGccatgaaacaatatttttctctcacaacaaatcagctgtaCAAGTTTTAATACCTGCCGAACATAGCCAGGAAATAAAACAGCCTGGCAGAGCTGGGCCGTGCGGCAGGCTGGGCTTGCACGGTTTTGGGCCCATCACCCGCCTCATCTGGTCCCATGGTACCCTCTGGTCGCCACCCACGGTAAGTTTTGTGCTTTTTGCTTACCAGTAGATATGGACGTGCGACACATGTCTatcaaaataatttttatatcaaACAATAATAATGACAATGAAACTTTAAAGAAGTggttacaccaaaatttggtaaactTATCCTGAAAAGGAAAAGATCGACCGATAATGTCAAAAACAAGAAAATCTCTTAATTAGTGGATATTTGGGAGCCGACGAGGAAATATTATTCAATTTTGGAGAAGCCCGACGTCCAAGATCTCCTCATGTGAAATAAGGAAAAAGTCAAATGGATCGAGGAAAGTACACGTGTCATGACTTGAGAGAATTATTAGAGATATTCTCACGCACGGCTGATTATTATATTCAGCCAAGTTTAAAAGATTTGCTAATATATGGAATATTTGAGAAAATCGGTGATGACATACAGCATCTTGAAGTCGGCCTGATAGAGATATCACGTAAAGCAACAAAAGAAATATCATTGGCAGCTCTAGATGCATCACGTATGTGCAACAAAGAAAATGGAATATTATTCTATTCAGGATATGGCGTCCAGATGCCCATCGACAATGCAAGAAGCAAGGACTTGTATCATATACGTGTATATACATGGCCAATTAGATGTTGTGTCCATATACGGTTCGACAAGGTGGCATGTCTACATACTGAATCTGTGCCGGTTGAGCCGAATGGGATAAGGACACGAATAGAAGCTTCATCAGCGGGGACTttgcataagggaaattagagtctaTGTATTTTAATATTTCCTTTCATTTAGATATTATTGTTAGGTAAGATATGTACATAGCTCATCAGGATCATTACTGCAGGGTATAAATATGTACCCCTGTTCCTTGtgaaggacacacaatcaatccaatacaagttacttacttttt harbors:
- the LOC136539718 gene encoding F-box only protein 13-like — its product is MEPPRANNNGSRKRKPTPPPAGGLGNLHDDMLERVLARLPPAAYFSLRAVCRRWRAAAASPTFLDACARVPSRDPWFLMLSDSGSGSGSVAFDAAGRSWNRCHRAAPGAAAAEPVATSGGLVLYRAPATGALTVVNPLTGASRALPSPPLQSAHQLQAIAMYGGGPYRVALFVGDLPDLSMAVFDSSSDSWEGPLPLARKAEGSSSYPDAPAQGGGDDDTVYFLSKSGDVVSTNMQRSASKQYSSVVVPSPARSDGDGVGIAHAVAYFLSHSGTVVACDTARRTFAELPRILHVYFEYSIDVVACGAAAYAVVLSEYLDTASLRVWEFAEGAWRQVAAMPPAMSHGFHGARADINCVGHGDRLMVCVTSAEANACFMCDVASNQWEELPKYVSGDGEANEFLAAFSFEPRVEITV